Proteins found in one Ptychodera flava strain L36383 chromosome 3, AS_Pfla_20210202, whole genome shotgun sequence genomic segment:
- the LOC139124832 gene encoding transient receptor potential cation channel subfamily M member 5-like, whose amino-acid sequence MLVSNILIVNLLIAMFSYTFQSVQDNAELYWKFYRFGLISEYHDRPTLAPPLIIFNHVYRLIMCLKKKTDVCGKQVKESSSLHMDLEKDDDALNVFEKKHLQNYFIKKTSNI is encoded by the exons ATGCTGGTTTCCAATATCTTAATAGTCAATTTACTCATCGCCATGTTCAG TTACACATTCCAAAGCGTGCAAGACAACGCAGAATTATATTGGAAGTTTTATCGTTTCGGATTGATTAGCGAGTATCACGACAGACCAACACTGGCGCCACCACTCATTATTTTCAATCATGTGTATCGTTTAATCATGTGCCTAAAAAAGA AAACAGATGTGTGTGGTAAGCAAGTCAAGGAATCCTCTTCTCTCC ATATGGATTTGGAAAAGGATGATGATGCGTTGAACGTGTTTGAGAAGAAACACTTACAGAATTATTTCATCAAGAAAACCAGCAACATATAG